GGTAAATCACCTCCAGCTCGCCAGTATGAATATTGACGCGCTCAATTGTTTCGCCGGTAAAGGAGGCGCCGGAAGGGCGCACATCAAAGACCAGCCACTGGCTGTCCGGTGTCCAGGTATTGATATTGGTAAGCTGATGATTACGCGGCGTAAAGGTGATTTGCTTCATGGGATGCCCTGATACAAGACGATTTCAGCAATCATACTTCACAAGCACTTCACTTTCAGGCTTTAGCGTATCGCCATCTTCATTTTTTGCGGACAGAAAGATGGAACACTTTGATGTAGCGATTATCGGATTAGGCCCGGCAGGCGCAGCGCTGGCACGGCAGTTGAGCGGAAAAATGCGAGTGATCGCATTGGATAAAAAACGCCAGTGCGGCAACGAAGGTTTCACTAAACCCTGCGGCGGTCTGCTGGCCCCGGACGCCCAGCGTTCGTTTATCCGCGATGGGATAACCTTACCTGTTGATGTCATCGCCAACCCGCAGATATTTAGCGTTAAAACGGTTGATGTTGCTGCTTCTTTGACGCGTAACTACCAACGCAGCTACATTAATATCAACCGCCATGCGTTTGATTTATGGCTTAAATCGCTCATTCCTGACGACGTACAGGTGTACCACGACAGCCTGTGTCGGAAGATCTGGCGCGAAGGCGATAAATGGCATGTTATCTTCCGCGCCGACGGTTGGGAGCAGCAGATCACCGCACGTTATCTGGTGGGAGCCGACGGCGCGAATTCACTGGTACGCCGTCATCTCTATCCCCAGCACCAAATCCGTAAATATGTCGCGATTCAACAATGGTTTGCGGAAAAACATCCTGTCCCGTTCTATTCCTGTATTTTTGATAATGACGCAACCGACTGTTATTCCTGGAGTATCAGCAAAGACGGCTATTTTATCTTTGGCGGCGCTTACCCCATGAAGGACGGCCAGGCGCGATTTGACGCGCTGAAAGCGAAGATGGAAGCATTCCATTTCCAGTTCGGCAAGCCGGTGAAAAGCGAAAAATGTACGGTGCTGTTCCCCTCACGCTGGAAAGACTTCGTCTGCGGCGAAGACAACGCATTCTTGATTGGTGAAGCGGCCGGGTTTATCAGCGCCAGTTCGCTGGAAGGGATTAGCTATGCACTGGACAGCGCGGAGATCCTCAAATCTGTATTGCTGCGGGATGCGCCAGATATGAATTACGCCTACCGCAAAGCCACCCGCAAGCTACGCCTTAAACTGTTTAGCAAAATCCTGAAAAGCCGTGCCCTGACGTCGGCGTTTTCCCGTAAATGGATAATGCGCAGCGGCGTGGCACATATTCCCTTGGGTCTGGAAGAGCAGCCCGCCATAATGTCTGACGGGCTGGTTAAAGAGCATTAACCGACGCGCTTCACATCCCCCACCAGCAGGATGTAAGACAACGCGCCAAGCAGCGCAACAGCAGAGATGTAGACCAGCGCGGGCGCAAACCCATAACCCTGCGCAAGGTAACCGACCACCAGTGGTACGGTGATTCCGCCCAATCCCCCGACGAAGTTAAACACGCCGCCAGTGAGGCCAATCAGGCGCATGGGCGCCAGTGAAGAGACCAGCGACCAGGTGATAGAAGCAAAACCATTGCCGAAGAACGCTATGGCCATCAGGGTCATAATCCATACAGGATCGTTGGTGTAGTTCGCCCCCATAATGCAGGTGGAGATCAGTAATCCGCAGATAATCGGCGTTTTACGCGCCACACCCAGCGAGAAGCCTTTTTTCACCAACTTGTCTGCCAGCCAACCAGAAAGCAGAACGCCAAAGAAAGCCGCTAGGAACGGGACGGTAGTCATAAATCCTGCTTTCAGCGCAGTGATGCCTTTCTCTTGGGTTAAATAGTTGGGGAACCAGGTCAGGAAGAACCATAGCGTGGAGGTCACCGCAAACTGGCCCAGATAGACGCCCACCAGCTTACGGTGGAACACCAACTTCCAGTCACCTTTGGTCAGCGGCTGGCGCGCCTCTTTCTTGACTGGCGCATCACCATCGACCAAGCCACCACCGTCACGAATGTAATCCAGTTCGGCCTTAGTGATACTTTTCGTCAGACGCGGCGGCTGGTAAACCTTGAACCAGATAAGTGACCAGATAATGCCGATCCCACCGGTAACAATGAATACCCAGTGCCAGCTCAGCATCTCCTGGATCCAAATCAGCAGCGGCGTAAGAAATGCCAGCCCAACAAACTGCCCTGATGTATAAAAACCCACAGCAGATGCACGTTCATGTTCTGGGAACCAGCTGGTTACCATGCGATTATTGGTAGGGAACGCCGGGGCTTCAAAAATGCCAGTTATCGCACGCAGGCCAATTAACGACATTAGTCCGGTCGCAAACCCCTGAAACAAAGTCGCCACCGACCAGCCAAAGATGGCGATAAAATAGGTCAGGCGAGAACCCACGCGATCGAGAAACCAGCCACCGGGGATTTGGCATAATGTATAAAGCCAGGCAAACGCAGAAAAAACATATCCCATTTCCGCTTTGGTAATACCGAATTCTGCTTGAATATGTGCCGACGCCACAGCGAGATTCGCGCGGTCAACATAACAAATAACCACAGTAATAAAGATCATAATTAGCGTCAGATACCGACGACGCCCGGGTTTTGCAGTAGTAACTGAAATATCCATCGCAATCTGTCTCCAGATTTTGGGCATAGCGAAGTCGCTCACCATGCCCTGTAATTTACAGAGGGTGTGTTTAAAATTTTTATTAATAACTCAACTGCACTGCGCTAAATAATTCGTGCTGGGAGATGGCGGCAAGTTTTCACATCACCGGGAGCATACAAAAGTATGTGACCGGGGTAAGAAAAT
The Citrobacter arsenatis DNA segment above includes these coding regions:
- the cbrA gene encoding colicin M resistance lipid reductase CbrA; the encoded protein is MEHFDVAIIGLGPAGAALARQLSGKMRVIALDKKRQCGNEGFTKPCGGLLAPDAQRSFIRDGITLPVDVIANPQIFSVKTVDVAASLTRNYQRSYININRHAFDLWLKSLIPDDVQVYHDSLCRKIWREGDKWHVIFRADGWEQQITARYLVGADGANSLVRRHLYPQHQIRKYVAIQQWFAEKHPVPFYSCIFDNDATDCYSWSISKDGYFIFGGAYPMKDGQARFDALKAKMEAFHFQFGKPVKSEKCTVLFPSRWKDFVCGEDNAFLIGEAAGFISASSLEGISYALDSAEILKSVLLRDAPDMNYAYRKATRKLRLKLFSKILKSRALTSAFSRKWIMRSGVAHIPLGLEEQPAIMSDGLVKEH
- a CDS encoding MFS transporter produces the protein MVSDFAMPKIWRQIAMDISVTTAKPGRRRYLTLIMIFITVVICYVDRANLAVASAHIQAEFGITKAEMGYVFSAFAWLYTLCQIPGGWFLDRVGSRLTYFIAIFGWSVATLFQGFATGLMSLIGLRAITGIFEAPAFPTNNRMVTSWFPEHERASAVGFYTSGQFVGLAFLTPLLIWIQEMLSWHWVFIVTGGIGIIWSLIWFKVYQPPRLTKSITKAELDYIRDGGGLVDGDAPVKKEARQPLTKGDWKLVFHRKLVGVYLGQFAVTSTLWFFLTWFPNYLTQEKGITALKAGFMTTVPFLAAFFGVLLSGWLADKLVKKGFSLGVARKTPIICGLLISTCIMGANYTNDPVWIMTLMAIAFFGNGFASITWSLVSSLAPMRLIGLTGGVFNFVGGLGGITVPLVVGYLAQGYGFAPALVYISAVALLGALSYILLVGDVKRVG